The genomic DNA GGGTTAGACCTACatcaagaaaacaaaaaaaagcacaggAGTGTGGGGACATGCCAGGAAAATGCCCTATAATGCGTCATATGTGGGGTAATGCTTCACATGATTGATAATGTGAGTCACTTCCTCTTCATTGTAGGCCTACTTGTTGTCATTCAGGTTCGCTGGTATTTAATCCACATATTTCCACATATTAACTCTTGGTTTTCCCCTTAAATTTTGAAATATTCTAGACTTAGCCAAGTTAGTATCTTTGGAAATATTGAAACTCATGTGATGGACCCAGAGTTttcagaggagaaaaaaaaacacattgcatTTGGGCGTTAAGCAATGAGCTGACTGCACAAATTGCAGTAGATAGGCCTTTCCAGTAAGTTGTCTGAGAATGAGTCAAGCAGTAGGAAGCCCAAAGATCAGTGATGTCGAAACCAAGGTGTGTCAGCGTGTGTACCGAGAGTAGCAGCCGCGCTGACTCTGCGATAACAGCCGcactgcacctttaactaaaCACTGGCGAGTAATTACTGAGTGACGTGGGACGCAGACTGCGTGCTGAGTGTGGGCAGGAAGCGCAGAGAGCTCACGGCGTCAAGTTAGCTAGACTTAGCAAAAACTATACGGGAAATATAAATAGCTCGCCTTCTAGATGGTGTAATTATTACATTAATATGATAACAAGCGACAGAAATACGCAAATCAACGCCAATTTTACCAAAATAGTTTGCGAATTGTTTTATTCAACAAGTAGTGAAACTGTAACGGGATGGACGTTGCAGGACGCATTAGGCAATGacgcttttattttgatagatCACACAGGAAGTAGAGGGTTTTGGTTGCGTTTGACTTGACGCTGCCAAAGAGAGCAACGGGCGCACGGTGGCTACTTGAACGAAAACGGGGGGAAGCTTGCTCAAGAACCGGCTGGGCTGTCGTCAGGAACTCAACATGCCACAATACAAATGCTGAGCGTGGGTCCGAAACAACCGTATTTACCCCCTGCACGGCGATAGCTGACGGCCACGCCCCGTATCCTTCGACCGGAGACCGTACAAAAACTGCTGGCGGAGGCGCAACGGTGAACGGTTTGAAACCCAGCAGGGCGGCTAGCGGGCTCACGGCGGATAGGAAGCTTCGGTGTCGGCCGTTTGAGACAGTATAAACAGACATGAGAGAGTATAAAGTAGTGGTTCTCGGGTCCGGAGGGGTCGGCAAATCCGCATTAACCGTCCAGTTCGTGACGGGATCCTTTATAGAGAAATACGACCCCACGATAGAGGATTTCTACAGGAAGGAGATCGAGGTGGACTCCTCTCCGTCCGTCCTGGAGATCCTTGACACGGCGGGGACCGAGCAGTTCGCCTCCATGCGAGACCTGTACATCAAAAACGGGCAGGGTTTCATCCTGGTCTACAGCCTGGTGAACCAGCAGAGCTTCCAGGATATCAAACCGATGAGGGACCAGATCATTCGGGTGAAAAGGTACGAGAGGGTACCGATGATTCTGGTTGGAAATAAAGTGGACCTGGAGGGGGAAAGGGAGGTCTCGTCCGGTGAGGGGAAGGCACTGGCGGACGAATGGAACTGCCCGTTCATGGAAACTTCAGCCAAAAATAAAACCTCGGTGGACGAACTGTTTGCAGAGATTGTCCGACAGATGAACTATGCCTCAACGCCAAATGGCGACGACCAGTGCTGTTCGTCTTGTGTCATTCTTTAAGAAAAAATCAACCATAAAGTTTTATTCTTTGTTCGGTTTTTAAGTTTGCAATGGTAAGTTGAGACACCATACACTGCACACGTAAAGCTGACACTAGTAATAGTTGTATTAAGTGACACTATATAACCAGTACTTATTATAAACATGTTATTGAAATCCTTTCTTAGCACATGTTATAGGGAGAAGTGAACAGCAATACACCGGATGTATGCTCAACTTGGCTTCACTTTATAGATGAGCATTTTAAGTGTATTTAGTTTATTGTCAGTTCTCGTTCATAAACGCTCACTGTTAGTTTTCACAGTTTACAAGTAGGACACTTGCAGTCAATTGCTTTGCTAAGCAGTATGAGGAAGTGTCTGACTAATTTGCAGAACTGGAGGGGCAAGCTAGGGCTGACTTTTAATTAGATTTACAAAGTTAGTGGTTAAATCTGTACACCTAACGTTAGTCTGCAGTTTATTAAACAACTGCTCAAATGGTATTTTCCAGAATGAGGTTAACAGAAGTCGGGAGATTCCAATGTTCTTGCATGGCCTACATTTCAGGGCTcagcaagttttttttgtttgttttttaagagcCCATCCCAGATTGAACCTTAAAAGcagtgtcttttctttttttttttttcttcatcttttgtGAGAGGTTGTTGCAGTTCACTCATGACTCTTCCTATCTCTTGTTTGTGGCAGTGTGTTGCAGCAAGTGTGTACTGTTGAGCTCTTCTTCGTGTCTCACCCTGGCCTTGGAGGAAAATACAGGGAGGAATGCTGCAGGGGgacgagaggaggaggaggaggaggaggaggaggggagcaaCTGCGACTCAGAGGGAGGGGTCCTCTCTTCAGGAATTCTGCTGGGTTGGAGTATCTTTGCTGCAAGATCAGTGTCCACCGTTGATGTCAACTTGCAGATCCTGAGTTTCAGCAACATCCCCCTTTGCCAGTTCCAACTGTACTCACAGCTGGAActaaaccccaatggaaaagaTACAGAGGGCAACACTTAGAGACTGTCATAAATGGATATTTCTGTATAAGAAGACCGAGAGATAAGAGtatattttgttaaataaactGCACAGTCTGGGGCGGGTAAAATATCTCTGCCTAACACATTTTGGAGCAATGCTCCACAACACTCCAAatcctatatattttttttttcccaaagtcAAAAGAAATTGACACCACTTATCTGCTGGTGGAGTAAACATGATGAGTGCCACTTTTTTCTTCATCTCCCTTCAGTGTGTGAGAGGACCTTAACTGAAGTGACATGGGGACGGTGACCCGATCGCCCCTTGTGTCGAGTGCCTTTCCAaaacaaatcagctgttcagATTTAGTGCCAACCTACATTTATCACCAAAAGAACCCTTCGCCGTGGCAGTCCACAATTTAGTAAACTGTTCTTCTGGATAATCTTGTATGGGTGGTGGCTGAAAAGAAACGACAATAGGCTTTTTGTTAATGGAATGGcggttttctgtgtgttttacGTTGGCCCTTTTTGAAGTCTAAGGTGTTAATTTTTGCAATGTCTGCTTTGTCTGGCCAAACCTATTTTATTGAAATGCACAGGTACTGGAAACTCCCTTGACGTGATAACATCACCAAACGCTTACCTTTCCAGACCACTTAAATCAAATcatgttaatgtttattttgttgtttctaACAGGAAATGTGATGATGTACCGTTGACAAATCTAACCTGATTGTAAGTTTAATTTCAGACCAGCCCTTTTAAGAATGGGGCTGTCTGTTTTAAAAACAAGACTTTTAAtacaaattgcatttttttttttttaaaagaaaccaGGCTGTGTATTCTCTTTGTTGACATCTACTTGTTTCAACGTGTTGCTACAATGACTAATTGCCAGTTTGCTGATCCTAAACAAAGTTTTCATGAGCAGTTTATAATTGCTTAAACATCAGCTCAGTATGATTTGAATACACAGAAATAATGGGATTATTACAAATACTAGGGGTCGACCGATACTGGCTTTTTTAAGGCCAATACCAATACAGATTATTAGTAGATAATGAAACCAATATTTGGACTGtacagtaaaaatgaaaatcttttagtcGAAATTGAACAATTTAGAATGTtccaaactccaacacaaaagttagtttaaatgctttaagcaattatttaataaaactgAAACTTTAAACGTAATACACAGTCAaaacaatgaataaataaaaacaaaaatagcttTCTGAAGTTTTAACATGCCAACAGTTTGTTCACTGTTGCAGTTTGCAGGTGTTGCAGACTGCTTGCAGAGCTGTTGCAGAGCCAAAGtagagcacttttttttttaatgaattaacttAATTGGTTATCTGTcaaatagtctatatccttgacgttccacttctgggattgctccggtgccgtaGGAAATTCAGCCGAATGCATGGATTttgcgctttctttgtgttggtattttaaaatctggtggatttctgaggactatggttaactgctcctcagatctctgcagggtaaatccagaccgctagctagactagctgtcaaatctgagttttctctcgcacgactattttgcagtggctctgggcagagcttagcgcc from Perca fluviatilis chromosome 2, GENO_Pfluv_1.0, whole genome shotgun sequence includes the following:
- the LOC120552102 gene encoding ras-related protein Rap-2b, encoding MREYKVVVLGSGGVGKSALTVQFVTGSFIEKYDPTIEDFYRKEIEVDSSPSVLEILDTAGTEQFASMRDLYIKNGQGFILVYSLVNQQSFQDIKPMRDQIIRVKRYERVPMILVGNKVDLEGEREVSSGEGKALADEWNCPFMETSAKNKTSVDELFAEIVRQMNYASTPNGDDQCCSSCVIL